The Spodoptera frugiperda isolate SF20-4 chromosome 2, AGI-APGP_CSIRO_Sfru_2.0, whole genome shotgun sequence genome has a window encoding:
- the LOC126911986 gene encoding putative nuclease HARBI1 isoform X2: MDLNIIRYFDSESESSSDDDFFTEYVLMRRPKIFRQRNPPLDTWDDLGFCQRYRLSKAIVMWLLNLIGCYLKTPTTRNHAISPLEQILLTLRFYATGTMQQCSGDFFGISKSAACGENAELYRNRKDVFSINVQVVADADLKIRNIVARWPGSVHDSTIFNNSRVKHLMNSGQLGRCCLLGDRGYGLKQYLLTPLADPRTAAEKLYNESQIRTRNVVERTFGVWKRRFPCIGSQLRVKLENVQPIIVSTAILHNICIMNREDLPTCESVPDSIESESNIILPFSEIDQQYRGELITTYFSSLLNSHENPIIIE, encoded by the exons ATGGATTTGAACATTATTAGATACTTTGATAGTGAGTCGGAAAGTTCATCAGACGATGATTTTTTTACTGAATATGTATTGATGAGAAGGCCAAAAATATTTAGACAAAGAAACCCTCCTTTGGATACCTGGGATGATCTTGGTTTTTGTCAACGTTATCGTCTCTCAAAAGCAATAGTGATGtggttattaaatttaataggaTGTTACTTAAAAACTCCCACCACAAG gaATCATGCCATCAGCCCACTAGAACAAATTCTCCTTACTTTAAGATTTTATGCTACCGGTACTATGCAACAGTGCTCTGGTGATTTCTTTGGAATCTCAAAATCAGCAGCAT GTGGTGAAAATGCGGAATtgtatagaaatagaaaagatGTCTTTTCTATCAATGTCCAAGTGGTTGCTGATGCCGATCTAAAAATTAGGAATATCGTTGCAAGATGGCCAGGCTCAGTACACGACAgcactatttttaataatagccGGGTTAAACATTTGATGAACTCTGGACAGCTGGGCAGGTGTTGTCTTTTGGGCGATCGAGGCTATGGccttaaacaatatttactaacacctcTGGCTGATCCTCGAACAGCTGCCGAAAAATTGTATAATGAGAGTCAGATAAGGACAAGGAATGTCGTGGAACGAACTTTTGGTGTTTGGAAGAGGAGATTTCCATGCATAGGCTCTCAGCTTAGGGTAAAACTAGAAAATGTGCAACCTATAATTGTGAGCACGgccatattacataatatatgtattatgaataGGGAAGATTTACCTACTTGTGAAAGTGTTCCAGATAGTATTGAAAGTGAAAGTAATATAATACTTCCATTTTCTGAAATTGATCAGCAATACAGAGGTGAACTGATCACAACTTATTTTAGCTCTCTTCTAAACTCGCACGAAAATCCAATTATCATAGAATAg
- the LOC126911986 gene encoding putative nuclease HARBI1 isoform X1 yields MDLNIIRYFDSESESSSDDDFFTEYVLMRRPKIFRQRNPPLDTWDDLGFCQRYRLSKAIVMWLLNLIGCYLKTPTTRNHAISPLEQILLTLRFYATGTMQQCSGDFFGISKSAACKIIHLVSRVISTKLNYLITMPHTPAEIKEVVAKFYSIAKFPSVVGAIDCTHIRIISPGGENAELYRNRKDVFSINVQVVADADLKIRNIVARWPGSVHDSTIFNNSRVKHLMNSGQLGRCCLLGDRGYGLKQYLLTPLADPRTAAEKLYNESQIRTRNVVERTFGVWKRRFPCIGSQLRVKLENVQPIIVSTAILHNICIMNREDLPTCESVPDSIESESNIILPFSEIDQQYRGELITTYFSSLLNSHENPIIIE; encoded by the exons ATGGATTTGAACATTATTAGATACTTTGATAGTGAGTCGGAAAGTTCATCAGACGATGATTTTTTTACTGAATATGTATTGATGAGAAGGCCAAAAATATTTAGACAAAGAAACCCTCCTTTGGATACCTGGGATGATCTTGGTTTTTGTCAACGTTATCGTCTCTCAAAAGCAATAGTGATGtggttattaaatttaataggaTGTTACTTAAAAACTCCCACCACAAG gaATCATGCCATCAGCCCACTAGAACAAATTCTCCTTACTTTAAGATTTTATGCTACCGGTACTATGCAACAGTGCTCTGGTGATTTCTTTGGAATCTCAAAATCAGCAGCATGTAAGATAATACACTTGGTGTCAAGAGTGATAAGCactaaattaaactatttaattacGATGCCACATACTCCAGCCGAAATTAAGGAAGTTGTAGCCAAGTTCTATTCCATTGCAAAATTTCCGAGTGTTGTGGGAGCAATTGATTGTACACATATACgtattataagtccag GTGGTGAAAATGCGGAATtgtatagaaatagaaaagatGTCTTTTCTATCAATGTCCAAGTGGTTGCTGATGCCGATCTAAAAATTAGGAATATCGTTGCAAGATGGCCAGGCTCAGTACACGACAgcactatttttaataatagccGGGTTAAACATTTGATGAACTCTGGACAGCTGGGCAGGTGTTGTCTTTTGGGCGATCGAGGCTATGGccttaaacaatatttactaacacctcTGGCTGATCCTCGAACAGCTGCCGAAAAATTGTATAATGAGAGTCAGATAAGGACAAGGAATGTCGTGGAACGAACTTTTGGTGTTTGGAAGAGGAGATTTCCATGCATAGGCTCTCAGCTTAGGGTAAAACTAGAAAATGTGCAACCTATAATTGTGAGCACGgccatattacataatatatgtattatgaataGGGAAGATTTACCTACTTGTGAAAGTGTTCCAGATAGTATTGAAAGTGAAAGTAATATAATACTTCCATTTTCTGAAATTGATCAGCAATACAGAGGTGAACTGATCACAACTTATTTTAGCTCTCTTCTAAACTCGCACGAAAATCCAATTATCATAGAATAg
- the LOC118264409 gene encoding uncharacterized protein LOC118264409, with protein sequence MGESISGLPAMYDSDALINDAVNMEIETIDLGTTANINLDLSQKEIVKDYGTTKNFLDVERVLPEPEQPMKENIPNNLELSSSNQFDTSTPKAMLRQPVSKELSFNQKKRKSVFTPLETRKKIVMHAEKKIDLLNKKQGREIDLAQYAKEEHELNMKHKSELHELEMKFKNKMYDLILEKCQYEAVKAKIELEQMQK encoded by the exons ATGGGGGAGTCAATAAGTGGACTTCCAGCGATGTATGATAGTGATGCtcttataa atgaTGCAGTAAATATGGAAATTGAAACAATTGATTTAGGAACCACTGCCAATATAAATTTGGATTTATCTCAGAAGGAAATTGTGAAagatt ATGGAACTACCAAAAACTTTTTAGATGTAGAACGAGTACTTCCTGAACCCGAGCAGCcaatgaaggaaaacattccCAACAATTTGG AACTATCAAGCTCAAACCAGTTTGATACATCCACCCCCAAAGCAATGCTGAGACAGCCTGTATCAAAAGAGTTGT CATTTAACCAGAAGAAGAGGAAATCGGTATTTACTCCTTTGGAGACAAGGAAAAAAATTGTAATGCATGCTGAGAAAAAAATCGACTTGCTTAATAAAAAGCAAGGTAGAGAAATAGATTTGGCCCAATATGCCAAAGAAGAGCACGAGCTAAACATGAAGCATAAAAGTGAACTTCATGAACTAGAaatgaaattcaaaaataaaatgtatgacttaattttagaaaaatgtcAGTATGAGGCAGTAAAAGCAAAAATAGAATTAGAacaaatgcaaaaataa
- the LOC118269313 gene encoding mitochondrial import receptor subunit TOM22 homolog isoform X1: protein MPAESPCTCSNPNDCLPEYHGHYGHPGQPGHPGHAGHPGHPGHPGHAGHHLGSSPSAGTPIGGPAGGHLAGPLKEYDDEPDETLSERLWGLTEMFPECVRSCTYTVTTNTVSGVKSLYGLSRSVMWVIASSSVILFAPVIFEVERAQMAEMEKSQQKQVLLGTNTAMSGPMPNMPPMPR from the exons ATGCCTGCAGAATCTCCTTGTACTTGCAGTAATCCAAATGACTGCTTGCCTGAATACCACGGGCACTACGGTCACCCGGGCCAACCGGGCCACCCGGGCCACGCAGGCCATCCGGGCCACCCAGGCCACCCAGGACACGCGGGCCATCAC CTAGGATCGTCACCCAGCGCTGGCACACCGATCGGTGGACCTGCCGGAGGACATTTAGCTGGACCACTGAAAGAATATGACGAT GAACCTGACGAAACCTTATCAGAGAGGTTATGGGGCCTGACTGAAATGTTCCCGGAGTGTGTTCGAAGCTGCACCTACACGGTCACTACAAACACAGT GTCAGGAGTTAAATCTCTGTATGGATTGTCTCGCTCAGTAATGTGGGTAATAGCCAGCTCGTCTGTAATCTTGTTTGCTCCAGTCATATTTGAAGTTGAGCGAGCTCAAATGGCTGAAATGGAGAAGTCACAACAGAAACAG gtctTGCTAGGAACCAACACAGCTATGTCAGGCCCCATGCCGAACATGCCACCAATGCCCCGATAA
- the LOC118269313 gene encoding mitochondrial import receptor subunit TOM22 homolog isoform X2, which yields MLMELTDDQEQSDSGMESLSASKDDSPERRPDEFFITPSLGSSPSAGTPIGGPAGGHLAGPLKEYDDEPDETLSERLWGLTEMFPECVRSCTYTVTTNTVSGVKSLYGLSRSVMWVIASSSVILFAPVIFEVERAQMAEMEKSQQKQVLLGTNTAMSGPMPNMPPMPR from the exons ATGCTTATGGAATTAACCGATGATCAGGAACAAAGTGACAGCGGAATGGAGTCTTTGAGTGCGAGCAAAGATGATAGTCCAGAGCGCAGGCCCGATGAATTTTTCATAACCCCCTCA CTAGGATCGTCACCCAGCGCTGGCACACCGATCGGTGGACCTGCCGGAGGACATTTAGCTGGACCACTGAAAGAATATGACGAT GAACCTGACGAAACCTTATCAGAGAGGTTATGGGGCCTGACTGAAATGTTCCCGGAGTGTGTTCGAAGCTGCACCTACACGGTCACTACAAACACAGT GTCAGGAGTTAAATCTCTGTATGGATTGTCTCGCTCAGTAATGTGGGTAATAGCCAGCTCGTCTGTAATCTTGTTTGCTCCAGTCATATTTGAAGTTGAGCGAGCTCAAATGGCTGAAATGGAGAAGTCACAACAGAAACAG gtctTGCTAGGAACCAACACAGCTATGTCAGGCCCCATGCCGAACATGCCACCAATGCCCCGATAA